In Pyricularia oryzae 70-15 chromosome 2, whole genome shotgun sequence, one genomic interval encodes:
- a CDS encoding acylphosphatase yields MKRVHFVAHGGAVQGVGFRFFTQKRANEQGITGWVKNIPNNKVEGEAQGDEQTLDAFLKDVDKGPKGAHVVKLDKEDRDVVQGETGFEVHR; encoded by the exons ATGAAGAGA GTTCACTTTGTTGCCCATGGCGGGGCAGTCCAGG GAGTCGGATTCCG CTTCTTCACACAGAAACGAGCAAACGAGCAAGGCATCACGGGCTGGGTAAAGAATATCCCAAACAACAAG GTAGAAGGTGAAGCCCAAGGGGACGAGCAAACACTGGATGCGTTTCTCAAGGACGTCGACAAGGGACCCAAAGGTGCACACGTCGTGAAGCTTGACAAGGAGGATCGCGACGTGGTCCAGGGCGAGACTGGCTTTGAGGTCCACCGTTGA